The DNA region GTTATTTTGAATCGGGTAAACCCTTTGCCATTGGGGACATTACCGTCATTCCCTATCTGATGGATCATGCCGCCTTTGATGCTTATGCGTTTATGATACAAGCAGATGGGAAGTCCCTGTTTTATAGCGGCGATTTCCGTATTCATGGCAGGAAAATGAAAGCCTTTGACTGGTTCAGCTATCATGTGGATAAGGGTGTTGACTACCTGTTGCTCGAAGGGACTTCCCTTAGCAGAAAGGGTGTAAGCTTCCCTACAGAATCCGAAATTGAATCCGCCTTGGTGGAGACGTTTAAGGAAACCGATGGAATAAACCTTGTGTATTGCTCAGGGCAAAACATCGACCGGCTTGTATCAGTTTACCGGGCCTGCAAACGAAGGGGGAAAACATTTGTAATGGACTTTTATATTGCAAACATTCTGGCGGATTTAGCCGCCCTGGGATACAATCTGCCCTATCCGTCTGAAAACTTCCCGGAAATAAAAGTACGGTTCCCCTTTCGCCTTACCAAATTGGTCATTGCCCAGGGGAAGGGGGAATTGGCGTACCGGTTCAAGGAATATAAAATAACCACACCGGAAATCAAGGCCCAATACAAAAATGTGGTGGTAACTGTCCGCCCGAGTATGACAAGCGACATCACCAATTTCAAAAACCTGTCCGGCGGGGTCCTTATCTATTCACAGTGGGATGGATACAAAAAAGAGAAGGCCGTAAAGGATTTTCTTGAGTACCTTGAATACAAAGGAATGACTATCAAGGATATTCATACATCCGGCCACGCTGACCTTGAGGGTCTCAAGAAAATGGTAGAAGTATTACAGCCAAAACACATCGTCCCAATTCATACCTTTGAGGGCAATGAATATGCGACAGTTTTTGAGAGTTTCGCGGTGCAGATTGTGAATGATAAGGAAGAAATTGTACTGTAAAGTATTTTGGCGTTTTTGGGCTGGTTAATAAAACTGTTACTTTCAAGACCTGAAATTGCTTCATCAAGGGTTAATAAATCATGTACAGAAAGTCAGGATGGCAAACAACAATTCTGCTTCCTGGCTCTATAAAGCGTACCGGAAAGGAACTTTCCCACCCCTTCAGGGTGTCAAAACATGGCGCTCCCGAAATCATAATCGTCGTCCAAAAAAGACGAACCCCTGAATAATTTTTCCTCTTCAAAGGCTCCATTTGAAAACCGGAATGATGCGAGGGTCGATAATTTGCTGATACATTCGGGAAAATGTGTAATTTTTGTGCCGCTTAAATCCAATTTTTCAAGGGATGAAAGATATACAAAAGAATCCGGCAGAGAACTTATATCAGTATCCTTCAAGAGCAATATTTTAAGTGATTTCATATTGCCTATAGACAAGGGTAATTCAGTAATTTTAACCCCATTCAAATTAAGTTTTTCCAGCGAACAAAGCTTCTCCATGGATTGGGGTAATTCAGTAATGGGG from Treponema primitia ZAS-2 includes:
- a CDS encoding MBL fold metallo-hydrolase, whose product is MTFKIHRGTKEIGGSCVEVWTDTTRIVIDFGMPLVNVDGSPFYSKKIQNIPPDELTTQGILPDIPDLFSDSPKTALIISHAHQDHYGLINHVSNKCKVYLGKATHRLIELTNTFTNQQWAIQNPCYFESGKPFAIGDITVIPYLMDHAAFDAYAFMIQADGKSLFYSGDFRIHGRKMKAFDWFSYHVDKGVDYLLLEGTSLSRKGVSFPTESEIESALVETFKETDGINLVYCSGQNIDRLVSVYRACKRRGKTFVMDFYIANILADLAALGYNLPYPSENFPEIKVRFPFRLTKLVIAQGKGELAYRFKEYKITTPEIKAQYKNVVVTVRPSMTSDITNFKNLSGGVLIYSQWDGYKKEKAVKDFLEYLEYKGMTIKDIHTSGHADLEGLKKMVEVLQPKHIVPIHTFEGNEYATVFESFAVQIVNDKEEIVL